One region of Corynebacterium capitovis DSM 44611 genomic DNA includes:
- a CDS encoding dicarboxylate/amino acid:cation symporter translates to MKKFGFGAQVITGLIVGLVLGFIARAGDVHWLSGILTWTGSTYVQLLKLLIPPLVFTAVVTSIANLRKVTNAARLAGQTLLWFAITAFFSVVIGIVVALVLQPGVNSSVDASAAADPSTTGSWLGFIQSVVPANFLGLGTNGETVSFNVLQILVVSLLLGVAAVKAGKKAEPFIEFSASLLSVVQVVLWWVIRLAPIGSAALIGKAVATYGWDALGSLGMFVLAIYIGLALVIFALYPAVLALNRLPVLDFFRRVWPVTTLGFVTRSSMGVMPVNQRTVEKSMGVPSEYASFAMPLGATTKMDGCASIYPAVAAIFVAQFYGVPLNFTDYLLIIIVSVLGSAATAGTTGATVMLTLTLSTLGLPLAGVGLLLAVEPIVDMGRTAVNVTGQAVVAVVVAKREHIIDDRVWETSEPELVKQAV, encoded by the coding sequence ATGAAGAAATTCGGGTTCGGAGCCCAAGTTATCACCGGCCTCATCGTCGGCCTCGTGCTCGGGTTCATCGCCCGCGCCGGTGATGTCCACTGGCTCTCCGGCATCCTCACCTGGACGGGGTCCACCTACGTCCAGCTGCTCAAACTGCTCATCCCGCCGCTGGTGTTCACGGCTGTGGTGACGTCGATAGCAAACCTGCGAAAGGTGACCAACGCGGCGCGCCTGGCGGGTCAAACCCTGCTTTGGTTCGCGATCACCGCGTTCTTCTCCGTAGTCATCGGCATCGTCGTGGCACTGGTACTGCAGCCGGGTGTGAACTCGTCCGTTGATGCATCGGCGGCCGCCGATCCTTCTACGACCGGGTCGTGGCTCGGTTTCATTCAGTCCGTGGTTCCGGCCAACTTCCTGGGGTTGGGCACGAACGGCGAGACGGTCTCCTTCAACGTCCTGCAGATCTTGGTGGTGTCGCTGCTACTGGGCGTCGCCGCCGTCAAGGCCGGCAAGAAGGCCGAGCCGTTCATCGAGTTCTCGGCATCGTTGCTGTCCGTCGTTCAGGTGGTGCTGTGGTGGGTCATCCGCCTGGCACCGATCGGCAGCGCCGCGCTGATCGGCAAGGCCGTGGCCACCTACGGCTGGGACGCCCTCGGCTCCCTGGGCATGTTCGTCCTGGCCATCTATATCGGCCTGGCGCTGGTCATCTTTGCCCTGTACCCCGCCGTGCTGGCACTCAACCGCCTGCCTGTGCTGGACTTCTTCCGCCGCGTCTGGCCGGTCACGACCCTGGGCTTTGTCACGCGCTCCTCGATGGGCGTCATGCCCGTCAACCAGCGCACGGTTGAAAAGTCGATGGGCGTGCCCTCCGAGTACGCCTCCTTCGCCATGCCGCTCGGCGCCACCACCAAGATGGACGGCTGCGCGTCAATCTACCCGGCCGTCGCCGCGATCTTCGTTGCCCAGTTCTATGGTGTGCCGCTGAACTTCACGGACTACCTGCTCATCATCATCGTTTCCGTGCTGGGTTCCGCGGCGACCGCGGGCACGACAGGCGCGACCGTCATGCTCACCCTGACGCTGTCTACGTTGGGCCTGCCGCTGGCCGGCGTTGGCCTGCTGCTCGCGGTCGAGCCGATCGTGGACATGGGCCGCACCGCCGTCAACGTCACCGGCCAGGCTGTCGTTGCGGTAGTCGTGGCGAAGCGCGAACACATTATCGACGATCGCGTCTGGGAAACCTCAGAGCCCGAGCTGGTCAAGCAGGCTGTCTAG
- a CDS encoding ROK family protein translates to MPDSFSHPQTPAAKCLHLIRLRELTSRSELVEATGLSQPTITRAVAALGRFGYVAERTDLTRSNGRGRPTIPLELGEPAAIHAGVSVGTLSTYIALFDLKGHTLRSMDLDIEVARVSEDDFIQHIMAGLNRLTAGINRPLATVGVTTSGTVTSGGVIFAPNLGWRGVDIGAQLREQFSVPVMVTSAAAAIVGSEVQSHDHLDVPRIMALFADDSLGCAVFTGEEVVPVAVDREDLTTAGLLEALEGIDTLADAVRAAQDTPTVRACLDDRARGLGELTAQLWAEHQPSVVVVAGSAFIDDPRAPATFARTVLKQVPDVDLRMIPTHREVVRDIARAAALDLALREPLSVATSDFDI, encoded by the coding sequence ATGCCCGACTCCTTTTCCCACCCTCAAACGCCGGCGGCGAAGTGCTTGCACTTGATCCGGTTGCGCGAGTTGACGTCGAGAAGTGAGCTGGTGGAAGCGACCGGCTTATCGCAGCCGACGATCACGCGGGCGGTGGCGGCGCTGGGGAGGTTTGGGTACGTCGCGGAGCGCACCGATCTGACGCGGTCGAACGGCCGCGGCCGCCCGACGATCCCGCTTGAGCTTGGGGAGCCTGCGGCGATCCACGCGGGCGTGTCCGTGGGCACGCTGTCGACGTACATCGCGCTGTTCGACCTGAAGGGCCACACGCTGCGCAGCATGGACCTGGATATCGAGGTGGCGCGCGTGAGCGAGGACGACTTCATCCAACACATCATGGCCGGATTGAACCGGCTGACGGCCGGAATCAACCGGCCGCTGGCCACGGTGGGAGTGACGACGTCGGGCACCGTGACGTCAGGAGGCGTGATCTTCGCGCCGAACCTCGGCTGGCGAGGGGTCGACATCGGTGCCCAGTTGCGGGAACAGTTCTCGGTTCCGGTGATGGTCACGTCGGCGGCGGCGGCCATCGTCGGGTCGGAGGTTCAATCACACGACCACCTCGATGTGCCCCGCATCATGGCGCTGTTCGCGGACGACTCCCTGGGGTGCGCCGTGTTCACCGGCGAGGAGGTCGTGCCCGTCGCCGTGGACCGCGAGGACCTCACCACCGCGGGGTTGCTCGAGGCGCTCGAGGGCATCGACACGCTTGCCGACGCCGTCCGCGCCGCCCAGGACACGCCCACCGTCCGCGCCTGTCTGGACGACCGTGCGCGCGGGCTCGGCGAGCTCACCGCGCAGCTGTGGGCCGAGCACCAGCCGAGCGTGGTGGTCGTCGCCGGTTCCGCCTTCATCGACGACCCGCGAGCCCCGGCAACGTTCGCCCGCACCGTGCTCAAGCAGGTGCCGGACGTGGACCTGCGCATGATCCCCACCCACCGGGAAGTCGTGCGCGACATCGCGCGGGCCGCGGCGCTGGATCTCGCGCTGCGCGAGCCGCTCTCGGTGGCCACCTCCGACTTCGACATATAG
- a CDS encoding DUF885 domain-containing protein, translating into MTTDTDLSALATDRSPSLLDATCENYVYDLAQLSPTLATRLGLAGHDHELQDYSPSYWEAVADRTRDLIADVDALNDCTDCSDDEDDFDEADLLTVAILRERMTTELDLHHHGENLRLLNNVDSPVQHIRDSLLMMDPACLEERLSIVRKSLHGYRESLTEAAAQGDVAPHRQIDAVIDQCEAIGSVLDTLGVPADSAALAEAKDAFEEMADWLSTELSPRAPYDDAVGRDRFELFSQSFVGSEINPDETYAWALDGLHEVVDKQRALAESMFGRGITIHEAYRRLNEDERYTLHGSDQLLEWMERFTEEALGRLGSEFTAVPACSVSCSVDDSGAEGVTYLPPSDDLARPALVRWTTPKDCFHTWWAAARLAHDGAPGHHLQTIMPRGLNLWRRSVNVNYAHSEGWAHYSEDLLEELGMFDEPALRLGLYDSRRASFAKVLLDIGVHLGKKTPDKTGTWDVQYAKAFLRDNAATSESRLGFELDRAMGWPGQAAAGAVGYRAWRELRGRASLDRALRLGSMPMDLLGDSWAH; encoded by the coding sequence ATGACGACAGACACGGATCTGTCCGCTTTGGCGACGGACCGATCCCCCTCACTCCTTGACGCAACCTGCGAGAACTACGTCTACGACCTGGCGCAGCTGAGCCCGACCCTGGCCACCCGGCTCGGGCTGGCGGGCCACGACCACGAGCTGCAGGACTACAGCCCGTCATACTGGGAGGCTGTTGCCGACAGGACCCGCGACCTCATTGCCGACGTTGACGCCCTCAACGACTGCACCGACTGCTCCGATGACGAGGACGACTTCGACGAGGCGGATCTGCTAACCGTCGCCATCCTGCGCGAGCGCATGACCACCGAGCTTGACCTCCACCACCATGGTGAGAACCTCCGCCTACTGAACAACGTCGATTCGCCCGTCCAGCACATTCGCGACAGCCTGCTGATGATGGACCCCGCCTGCCTCGAAGAACGCCTCTCCATCGTGCGAAAGTCACTGCACGGTTACCGCGAATCCCTCACGGAGGCCGCGGCGCAGGGCGACGTCGCGCCGCACCGGCAGATCGACGCCGTGATCGACCAGTGCGAGGCGATCGGGTCCGTCCTGGACACCCTCGGCGTTCCCGCAGACAGCGCCGCGCTGGCCGAGGCAAAAGACGCCTTCGAGGAGATGGCGGACTGGCTGTCCACGGAGCTCTCGCCGCGCGCACCCTACGACGATGCCGTGGGACGCGACCGCTTCGAGCTGTTCTCCCAGTCCTTCGTGGGAAGCGAGATCAACCCGGACGAGACCTACGCCTGGGCCCTGGACGGTTTGCATGAGGTCGTCGATAAGCAACGTGCCCTCGCTGAGTCGATGTTCGGGCGCGGGATAACGATCCACGAGGCCTACCGGCGCCTCAACGAGGACGAGCGGTACACCCTGCACGGTTCGGATCAGCTACTCGAGTGGATGGAGCGCTTCACCGAAGAAGCGCTGGGCCGGCTCGGCAGCGAGTTCACCGCCGTGCCCGCGTGCTCGGTGAGCTGCAGCGTCGACGACAGTGGTGCCGAGGGCGTGACCTACCTGCCCCCCAGCGATGACCTGGCGCGCCCCGCTCTCGTGAGGTGGACCACCCCCAAGGATTGCTTCCACACCTGGTGGGCTGCCGCCCGCCTCGCGCACGACGGCGCGCCCGGGCACCACCTGCAGACCATCATGCCGCGCGGGCTCAACCTGTGGCGCCGGTCCGTGAACGTCAACTACGCGCACAGCGAAGGTTGGGCACATTACTCCGAGGACCTGCTAGAGGAGCTCGGGATGTTCGACGAGCCGGCGCTACGACTCGGCCTCTACGACAGCCGCCGCGCGAGTTTTGCCAAGGTCCTCCTCGACATCGGGGTGCACCTGGGCAAGAAGACACCGGACAAGACCGGAACGTGGGACGTGCAGTACGCGAAGGCCTTCTTGCGGGACAACGCCGCGACGTCGGAAAGCCGTCTTGGCTTCGAACTCGACCGCGCGATGGGCTGGCCAGGTCAGGCCGCCGCGGGCGCCGTGGGCTACCGGGCCTGGCGCGAGCTGCGCGGCCGCGCCTCCCTGGATCGCGCGCTGAGGCTGGGGTCGATGCCGATGGACCTGCTCGGAGATTCGTGGGCGCACTAG
- a CDS encoding TSUP family transporter — translation MGALALLLGASLVAGWVDAVIGGGGLILIPVLMSVTGMPAAAVLATNKVAAVTGTASAGLTMVRRVGVPRATWAYAVAAGSLSACGALAVSLIDDSVIRPAIIVLLLAVGTFVALKPSFGTSEATPTLTRGRILAGVALAAGVGFYDGIFGPGTGMFLTMGFTALFAQSFLNSAAMAKVINTATNLGALVVFIIGGHVAWGLALSLAVANLVGAQIGARTVLRGGSRLVRGALLVLVVVLCARLVS, via the coding sequence GTGGGCGCACTAGCTCTCCTCCTGGGCGCCTCCCTCGTGGCGGGGTGGGTTGACGCTGTCATTGGCGGTGGCGGGCTGATCCTCATCCCGGTGTTGATGTCGGTGACCGGGATGCCCGCGGCGGCCGTTCTGGCCACCAACAAGGTCGCGGCGGTGACGGGAACCGCCTCCGCCGGGCTGACGATGGTGCGGCGCGTCGGCGTGCCCCGCGCCACCTGGGCCTACGCCGTCGCCGCAGGCTCACTTTCGGCCTGCGGTGCGCTGGCCGTCTCCCTGATAGACGACTCAGTCATTCGTCCCGCCATTATCGTGCTGTTGCTCGCGGTGGGGACGTTCGTGGCACTTAAACCCTCCTTCGGCACCTCGGAGGCCACCCCCACGCTGACCCGCGGCCGCATCCTCGCGGGGGTCGCGCTCGCGGCGGGTGTCGGCTTTTACGACGGCATCTTCGGGCCCGGCACCGGCATGTTCCTCACCATGGGGTTCACCGCCCTGTTTGCGCAGTCCTTCCTGAACTCCGCGGCGATGGCGAAGGTAATCAACACCGCGACAAACCTCGGGGCGCTCGTCGTGTTCATCATCGGTGGCCACGTTGCGTGGGGCCTCGCCCTGTCGCTCGCGGTGGCCAACCTCGTTGGGGCCCAGATCGGTGCCCGCACGGTGCTGCGGGGCGGTTCGCGCCTGGTGCGTGGCGCCCTGCTGGTCCTCGTTGTGGTGCTGTGCGCGCGCCTCGTGTCATAG
- a CDS encoding TetR/AcrR family transcriptional regulator has protein sequence MTSRGERRKRATEEKIYRSVLEIAREEGFNAVTIDAVVAHSGVAKTTIYRRYSNRKDMLSDALSNVVIAIPLQYPATFDEFEAFLIELQDHLEKEIGIRLIGSLLSSRDDYVDEWRERLSKEVLQGLEYYVKKGIENGVFAPRVHPRILVSMVVGSIFVRSAFQYGDPKLHARQIAELLWPVLEGERPVH, from the coding sequence ATGACGTCACGCGGAGAGCGCCGGAAGCGGGCGACAGAGGAGAAAATTTACCGTTCGGTGCTGGAGATCGCCCGGGAAGAGGGGTTCAACGCTGTCACTATCGACGCGGTCGTGGCTCACTCGGGAGTGGCCAAAACCACCATTTACCGTCGTTACAGCAACCGCAAGGACATGCTTTCCGACGCCCTCTCCAACGTGGTCATCGCCATCCCGCTCCAGTACCCCGCCACCTTCGACGAGTTTGAGGCGTTCCTGATTGAGCTCCAGGACCACTTGGAAAAGGAGATCGGAATCCGGCTGATCGGCTCCCTGCTCTCCAGCCGCGACGACTACGTCGACGAGTGGCGGGAGCGCCTGTCCAAGGAGGTGCTGCAGGGTCTCGAGTACTACGTGAAGAAGGGCATCGAGAACGGGGTGTTCGCCCCCCGCGTCCACCCGCGCATCCTCGTGTCGATGGTGGTGGGCAGCATCTTCGTGCGCTCCGCGTTCCAGTACGGCGACCCGAAACTCCACGCGCGGCAGATCGCCGAGCTCCTGTGGCCCGTGTTAGAGGGAGAGCGTCCCGTTCACTAA
- a CDS encoding basic amino acid/polyamine antiporter → MTTAQQTHTVSMWTLVSLIIGSTVGSGIFALPQNVASVASPGVMLVGWAIAGVGMLSIAFVFQILARRKPLLDAGVYSYVRAGLGDFIGFISGFGYWLGSVMAQVGYATLFFRTIGYYVPVLRNRWVLAVAVSALTWVIFIGLSRGIKQAAVMNRVTTIAKLVPILCFIVLVAFLGFSWDTFTLDFWGTGVSQQLKGIMLFTVWVFIGVEGASVYSKQSKTRGDVGRATVVGFLSVLALLVAVSTLSYGVFSREELAALPDNSMGAVLEAVVGPWGGVFVSLGLCLSVLGAYVSWQMLCAEPLVMMASDGLLPRKLAATNHLGAPWLAQLVSTLVIQVFVIIFFANETSYNAMVQLATIMYLLPYIFSALYLVLLTAREGGAHLAVGAIAFIYSLWLIYAADPVYVLFGALAVVPGMVMYVWVRVAQGTRWFNPFEWCVVALVVAGAVAAVVGLVNGTLSL, encoded by the coding sequence ATGACAACCGCGCAGCAGACGCACACCGTGTCCATGTGGACGCTGGTCTCCCTGATCATCGGCTCCACAGTTGGCTCGGGGATCTTCGCGCTGCCCCAGAATGTGGCGTCCGTGGCCAGCCCCGGTGTCATGCTAGTCGGATGGGCCATTGCGGGCGTGGGCATGCTTTCGATCGCCTTCGTTTTCCAGATCCTCGCGCGCCGCAAGCCTCTTCTCGACGCCGGCGTCTACTCCTACGTCCGCGCCGGCCTCGGAGACTTCATCGGCTTCATATCCGGTTTCGGGTACTGGCTGGGTTCGGTCATGGCGCAGGTCGGCTACGCAACCCTGTTCTTTCGCACAATCGGTTACTACGTTCCCGTGCTGCGCAATCGCTGGGTCCTGGCGGTAGCCGTCTCCGCGCTGACGTGGGTGATCTTTATTGGGCTGTCGCGCGGGATCAAGCAGGCGGCGGTGATGAACCGAGTCACGACGATTGCCAAACTCGTGCCCATCCTCTGCTTCATCGTGCTTGTCGCGTTCCTAGGTTTCTCCTGGGATACGTTCACGCTGGACTTCTGGGGCACGGGTGTTAGCCAGCAGCTCAAGGGCATCATGCTCTTCACCGTGTGGGTATTCATCGGCGTCGAGGGGGCATCCGTGTACTCGAAGCAGTCGAAGACGCGTGGCGACGTCGGCCGCGCGACCGTCGTCGGGTTCCTCTCCGTGCTCGCCCTACTCGTCGCGGTGTCCACCCTGTCCTACGGTGTGTTTTCCCGCGAGGAGCTCGCCGCCCTTCCCGACAACTCGATGGGCGCCGTGCTCGAGGCCGTCGTCGGGCCGTGGGGTGGGGTGTTCGTGTCGCTTGGGTTGTGCCTGTCTGTGCTCGGCGCCTACGTATCGTGGCAGATGCTCTGCGCGGAGCCGCTGGTGATGATGGCCAGCGACGGGCTGCTCCCGCGCAAGCTGGCGGCGACGAACCACCTCGGGGCGCCCTGGCTGGCGCAGCTGGTCTCCACGCTGGTCATCCAGGTCTTTGTCATCATCTTCTTCGCCAACGAGACCTCCTACAACGCGATGGTCCAGTTGGCCACGATCATGTACCTGCTGCCCTACATCTTCTCCGCCCTCTACCTGGTGCTGCTCACCGCGCGCGAGGGAGGCGCCCATCTCGCGGTGGGGGCCATCGCCTTCATCTACTCGCTGTGGCTCATCTACGCGGCGGACCCGGTCTACGTGTTGTTCGGGGCGCTAGCTGTCGTGCCCGGGATGGTCATGTACGTCTGGGTGCGCGTCGCGCAGGGCACACGCTGGTTCAACCCGTTCGAGTGGTGCGTGGTGGCGCTCGTGGTCGCCGGGGCTGTGGCCGCGGTTGTGGGCTTAGTGAACGGGACGCTCTCCCTCTAA
- a CDS encoding MMPL family transporter, protein MAHLLYRLGRSAYTHRWRFIAVWLLILIGAGTAAATLMKPTTTNMTIPGLESLETSNRIQEIFGGDNPMQTPSGTVVVRATDGTLAESQDDLASLIQDVQSKPYLKDTQSIVDPVTAAAGMQQQLSGDDLAAVSPLSENGRTGTFQITFDAPSSQDVSTADRDDLTATLERHSTGNVEIAYSGNVFQAQEISGASEVIGLLVAALVLIITFGSLLAAGLPLLSAVVGVGTGMGLIFAGTSFTDSINSLTPTLASMVGLAVGIDYALFIVSRFRNELVAYIGRPEMEPKELAQELKRLSRDERAHLAGLAVGKAGTAVSFAGLTVLIALAALSIINIPFLTAMALAAALTVAIAVLVALTLLPAVLGAFGTKVFAGRVPVVKAPDPENEQPTMGLKWVRQVRKRPAAFLVGAVLVLGLLALPALQMRLAMPTDSTSALGTPTRTAAEWIDEDFGPGRNAPMTALLDSADGSFIDALADVQSVEGVKHAQLIAATEDGKYAQLLITPEYAATDERTSGTLQSLRDGGYEVTGVTPIYDDISNRLSDVLIPYIAIVVLLAFVLLMVVFRSIWVPLIAALGFALSVAATFGVTVGIWQEGWLGINNDPQPLLSFLPIMLIGIVFGLAMDYQVFLVTRMREGYVHGKTAGNAVSNGFKHGARVVTAAALIMISVFAAFMLMDEPFIKVMGSALAMAVLFDAFLVRMTIVPATLFLLGDRAWTLPRWLDKILPRVDVEGESL, encoded by the coding sequence ATGGCACACCTGCTCTACCGGCTCGGCCGGTCTGCGTACACGCATCGCTGGCGGTTTATCGCCGTCTGGCTACTGATCCTCATCGGCGCCGGCACCGCTGCCGCCACGCTGATGAAACCGACCACAACAAATATGACAATCCCGGGGCTCGAATCCCTGGAAACGAGCAACCGAATCCAAGAGATCTTCGGCGGCGACAACCCGATGCAGACGCCGTCCGGCACCGTCGTCGTACGAGCCACGGACGGTACGCTCGCGGAATCCCAGGATGACCTCGCGTCGCTCATCCAAGATGTGCAGTCGAAACCCTATCTGAAAGACACCCAGTCCATTGTGGACCCGGTCACGGCTGCAGCAGGGATGCAACAGCAGCTTTCCGGCGACGACCTCGCCGCTGTCTCGCCGCTGAGCGAAAACGGTCGAACCGGAACGTTCCAGATCACGTTCGATGCCCCCAGCTCGCAGGATGTGTCCACCGCGGACCGCGACGACCTGACCGCCACCCTCGAGCGCCACTCCACTGGTAACGTGGAGATCGCCTACAGCGGAAACGTCTTCCAGGCCCAGGAAATCAGCGGCGCCTCCGAGGTCATCGGCCTACTTGTGGCGGCGCTCGTGCTCATTATTACCTTTGGCTCTCTCCTCGCCGCGGGCCTGCCCCTGCTTTCGGCCGTCGTGGGAGTCGGGACCGGAATGGGGCTCATCTTTGCCGGAACCTCGTTTACCGACTCCATCAACTCACTGACCCCCACCCTGGCCAGCATGGTCGGCCTCGCGGTTGGCATTGACTACGCCCTGTTCATCGTCTCGCGCTTCCGTAACGAGCTGGTGGCCTATATCGGGCGCCCCGAAATGGAACCGAAAGAACTGGCCCAGGAGCTGAAGCGCCTCAGCCGTGACGAGCGGGCTCACCTTGCCGGGTTGGCCGTGGGCAAAGCGGGCACCGCCGTGTCCTTTGCCGGCCTCACCGTGCTGATCGCGCTCGCCGCGCTATCGATCATCAACATCCCGTTCCTCACGGCGATGGCCCTAGCCGCGGCGCTCACGGTGGCTATCGCGGTGCTCGTCGCTCTGACTCTCCTGCCGGCAGTCCTTGGGGCCTTTGGAACGAAGGTGTTTGCGGGCCGCGTGCCCGTCGTCAAAGCTCCTGACCCCGAAAACGAACAACCGACGATGGGCCTGAAGTGGGTGCGCCAGGTGCGTAAACGCCCGGCTGCGTTCCTCGTCGGTGCCGTCCTTGTTCTGGGGCTTCTGGCGCTGCCAGCCCTCCAGATGCGTTTGGCGATGCCCACCGACAGCACCTCCGCGCTGGGTACCCCGACGCGCACCGCCGCCGAGTGGATCGACGAGGACTTCGGCCCAGGCCGCAACGCGCCGATGACGGCCCTCCTAGACTCCGCGGACGGCTCCTTTATTGATGCGCTGGCCGATGTTCAAAGCGTCGAAGGCGTCAAGCACGCACAGCTCATCGCCGCGACCGAGGACGGCAAGTACGCCCAGCTGCTCATCACGCCCGAGTACGCCGCCACCGACGAACGCACCAGCGGCACCCTGCAGTCCCTTCGCGACGGCGGTTACGAAGTCACCGGTGTCACCCCGATTTACGACGACATCTCCAACCGACTCTCCGACGTGTTGATCCCCTACATCGCGATCGTCGTCCTGCTGGCGTTCGTCCTGCTCATGGTTGTGTTCCGTTCGATCTGGGTGCCGCTGATTGCCGCCCTGGGTTTCGCGCTCTCGGTTGCCGCGACGTTCGGCGTGACCGTCGGAATCTGGCAGGAGGGCTGGCTGGGCATTAACAATGACCCGCAGCCGCTGTTGTCCTTCCTGCCGATCATGCTTATCGGCATTGTGTTTGGCCTCGCGATGGACTACCAGGTCTTCCTCGTCACGCGCATGCGCGAGGGCTACGTTCACGGCAAGACGGCCGGCAACGCCGTCTCCAACGGCTTCAAGCACGGCGCACGCGTCGTCACCGCTGCGGCACTCATTATGATCTCTGTCTTCGCCGCGTTCATGCTCATGGACGAGCCATTCATCAAGGTCATGGGCTCGGCGCTTGCCATGGCAGTTCTTTTCGACGCCTTCCTCGTGCGCATGACCATCGTCCCCGCCACCCTCTTCCTCCTCGGCGACCGGGCTTGGACGCTGCCCCGGTGGCTTGACAAAATCCTGCCTCGCGTGGACGTTGAGGGCGAGTCTCTTTGA
- a CDS encoding TetR/AcrR family transcriptional regulator, with product MGRERKKENTRRALAQAAAELLLAEGQEGMTVAAIAKRAGVSPRTFHNYFPRREDSLLYLLERYVAEFTAKVRQAPPEEQPVDTLHRLMADFIQNPEFMVNLMTICDHLSCVLSPRDRSRVRHLHEPLIEALQSDNLSREGATLLLFSALTAASIAVESHQNLDEGFALLRNGFSGEVGGVCGSRLV from the coding sequence ATGGGTCGCGAGCGGAAGAAGGAAAACACCAGGCGAGCTCTTGCGCAGGCCGCGGCTGAGCTGCTTTTGGCCGAGGGCCAGGAGGGGATGACCGTCGCTGCGATCGCAAAGCGCGCAGGCGTGTCCCCCCGAACGTTTCACAACTACTTTCCGCGCCGCGAAGACTCGCTGCTCTATCTTCTCGAGCGCTACGTCGCCGAATTCACCGCCAAGGTGCGCCAGGCTCCGCCTGAAGAACAACCCGTGGATACCTTGCACCGCTTGATGGCCGATTTCATCCAGAATCCCGAGTTCATGGTGAACCTGATGACCATCTGCGATCACTTGAGCTGCGTGCTCAGCCCCCGAGACCGCAGCCGCGTTCGCCACCTACATGAACCACTCATCGAGGCGCTGCAGTCCGATAACCTCTCGCGCGAGGGCGCGACATTGCTCCTGTTTTCCGCTCTTACCGCGGCGAGCATCGCCGTGGAGTCGCATCAAAACCTGGACGAGGGCTTCGCTCTGCTGCGCAACGGGTTTTCCGGCGAGGTTGGAGGTGTCTGTGGTTCCCGGCTGGTGTAA
- a CDS encoding HNH endonuclease signature motif containing protein — MDPYFATQRQGDGRCAATLLIRRGEYALYSRFAQDDYDLTDFEVAVTHLCQATGSTKHYIERAILGYARLRDLPRLRHMQARTHLLCVDRLAAIDAALAIIPPDSAEDILAGADDLLAALFTPSRPAQELPSARQITRRLRQHVAARDPGVAYDPKKRSKRNSTDPSQDSATFFDVNDGGVDRKGVELVTDAASMAAIRDTVAATARQCQVSEAEAAVRLLSGTAQRPGRTVITVYAPYGRRPGDPVFIPGSGWTNAPATDTVDAGETTQRPLDPDQHTPSYTPTREMRDVACARDGTCVFPGCGRLAEDCQLDHRIPFEEGGETTPANLYSLCQRHHNVKTDRRAFYIPDPVTGDIVWLFPDGTYLLSRPDGPLHGQVTPVGPHWQSSLAQVRANRDNAARFYAACHAACDKYETTDPATLSAALASLEQEYGLAFDYTSREPQTPPTSPENPLRSRAKPSSRF, encoded by the coding sequence ATGGATCCGTACTTCGCTACACAGCGCCAGGGAGACGGCCGTTGTGCAGCAACTCTACTAATCAGACGGGGAGAATACGCGCTTTACTCACGCTTCGCGCAGGATGACTACGACCTCACCGATTTCGAGGTAGCCGTCACCCACCTCTGCCAGGCGACGGGGTCAACCAAACACTATATCGAACGCGCAATCCTGGGTTACGCCCGGTTGCGGGACCTGCCCCGCCTGAGGCACATGCAGGCGCGAACTCACTTGCTGTGCGTCGATCGCCTTGCCGCAATCGACGCAGCGCTGGCCATCATTCCCCCCGACTCGGCCGAGGACATCCTCGCGGGTGCCGACGACCTACTTGCCGCACTCTTCACACCCTCCCGGCCCGCCCAGGAGCTGCCCTCCGCCAGGCAGATTACCCGCCGGCTCCGCCAGCACGTCGCGGCGAGAGATCCCGGCGTTGCCTACGACCCTAAGAAACGATCAAAGCGGAATTCAACAGACCCGTCGCAGGATTCGGCGACCTTCTTCGACGTCAACGACGGCGGCGTCGACCGCAAGGGCGTCGAGCTCGTGACCGACGCCGCCTCGATGGCGGCCATCCGAGACACCGTCGCCGCGACCGCCCGCCAGTGCCAGGTATCCGAGGCCGAGGCGGCGGTGCGCCTCCTCTCCGGAACCGCCCAGCGCCCGGGCCGGACAGTCATCACGGTCTACGCCCCGTACGGCCGCCGCCCAGGCGACCCCGTTTTTATCCCCGGCTCGGGCTGGACGAACGCGCCCGCCACCGACACGGTCGACGCAGGGGAAACCACGCAACGCCCCCTCGACCCAGACCAGCACACCCCCTCCTACACGCCGACGCGCGAAATGCGCGACGTCGCCTGCGCACGCGACGGCACATGCGTCTTTCCCGGCTGCGGGCGCCTCGCGGAGGACTGCCAGCTGGATCATCGCATTCCGTTCGAGGAGGGCGGCGAAACCACCCCGGCAAACTTGTATTCGCTATGCCAGCGCCATCACAACGTCAAGACGGACCGCCGCGCTTTCTACATCCCGGACCCCGTCACAGGCGACATCGTCTGGCTATTCCCGGACGGCACATACTTACTGTCCCGCCCAGACGGGCCCCTACATGGCCAGGTCACCCCAGTCGGTCCGCACTGGCAGTCCAGTCTCGCTCAGGTCCGCGCGAACCGCGACAACGCGGCGCGCTTTTACGCCGCCTGCCATGCGGCCTGCGACAAATACGAAACGACCGACCCCGCTACCCTCTCGGCGGCACTTGCCAGCCTCGAGCAGGAATATGGTCTGGCTTTCGATTACACCAGCCGGGAACCACAGACACCTCCAACCTCGCCGGAAAACCCGTTGCGCAGCAGAGCGAAGCCCTCGTCCAGGTTTTGA